The sequence TGAGCAAAGACCATCCGCTGGCAGACAAAGAGATCACGGTCGATGATTTACTTAACAGCCAACTAGGTCAGATTTCGCTACAAGGGGACAAGAAACTCTCCATTGAAAATCGCTTTAAAGATTTAGGCTTAATTGATAAGCAGCGCCAGCTATCGATCCCAATTCAGCTGTCCAACTTCAACATTGCTGCGGATATCGCTGAGACGACCGACATCATCTTCCACTTGCCAACACCGTTTGCTATACAAGCGGCCAAGCAACGTGACTTAATTTGTAAACGTGTGCCGAAAGCGATCAGAAGCCCGTCAGAAGATGTGTACCTTTACTGGCATAAACGTTTCCACAATGATCCTATGTGTCGATGGGTTCGCAATCTATTTAAAGAGATATACACCTGATTTATCTGGGTGGTGAATGTGATTTTAATAGTGCTATTGAAATGAATATGTCTTTGTTCTGTTATTTGAAAGGTGAATAGCGAGAATCAATTTTTGGTATGAAACTTTCGTTGATAAGAATGGTACTAGGTTGTTTAATGCAAACCATTATCATTACCAATCACATATAAGAATGAATATCATGTCTGAGAGATCCCTTTTGATTCGCAAACCTCTTTTGGTTCGTAAACCCCTTTCGATCGCAGTCGCTGTTATTTGTACGTCACTTTCGGCTAACGTGTTAGCGCAAGAAGAAGCACAAGCGACCGATGAACAAATGGTGGTTACGGCAACTCGTACTGAGATGGCACTAAAACAAGCACCAGCTTCAATGTCGGTTATCACCGCTCAAGATATCGAAGACAGCCCTGGTATTACCTTGGCTGACATCGTTGCTGAATCAACGAGTGTTGAGTCTGACTTCGATAGCACACGTGCTGGCCGTCAAATGATCTCTATTCGTGGTATGGATTCTGATTACACGCTTATCATGGTCAATGGCCGTCGTTTAAGCTCAGCAAGCGCCATCATCCGTGGTAACGATTTCGACCTTTCTACCATTCCTGCTGATTCAATCGAGCGTGTTGAAATCATCCGTGGCCCAATGTCTGCACTTTACGGTTCAGATGGCATGGGCGGCACAATCAACATCATCACCAAAGCTCCGGAAAATGATTGGAGTTCAACGCTAAGCATGGACACTTCTTCACCGTTAGATGGTGATGGGGGGGAAGAGTACTCGATGGGCTTCACGACCTCTGGGGCTCTAATTGAAGATGAGTTGTTTGCACGCGTTTCTGTGAACCAAACTAGTCGCAATGCGTGGCAGCCATACTCTGGTACACACAGCTCTGGTTACGAACGTTCAGATGTTACGGCTTTAGAAGAACGTGACACATTAAGCTTACTCGCAAGCCTGACTTGGAATGCGACAGACAATCAAACGATCGACTTTGATTTTGGTTACAGCGACGACGAACGTGAATCAGCGGCAGAAAGCGCAAAATCGGTTATTGAGTCAGACACTCGCGTAGTTCGCAACAGCCAAGCGATTACACACAGTGGTTTCTGGAGTTGGGGTGATACTCAAGTGCGTTACTCTCGCGAGAACGTGACCGATAACGATGCGGCTGATCTAGGCAACAATTTCAGCAGCGATATCGAAGAGCTAACTCAAATTGTTGAAGCATCTGCGACCACTTACCTTGGCGACAGCCACACGCTTACGTTTGGTATGGATTACCAGTTAAGTGAATTAACTAACAAAGAAAACCTATCCAGCGGAACATCTGAAGCGTATCAAGGCGCGTTGTTTGTTCAAGACCAATGGGTAATGACGGACAAACTAACCGCAACGATCGGTGGCCGTCTGGATAAACACGAATTGTACGGTGAAGAGTTTAGCCCGCGCGTATATCTAGTTCATCAAACGACCAATGACCTCATCATCAAAGGTGGTGTAGGCAAAGCGTTCAAAGCACCAACATTGACTCAAAACCAATCTGATTACACAGTATCAAGCTGTAAGGGTGGGTGTGCGTTGGTGGGTAATGAAGACCTAAACCCAGAAACCAGCATCAACTACGAACTTGCGACGGTATACACGCAACCACGTTGGAATGTAGAAGCGGCGTTATTCCGTAACGAAATTAATGACCTTATCGAAAGAACACAAGGTTACTGCCCGCAAGGTGGTGATTGGAACGAAAGTGCTCTTCAATGTGAAAACCCTGACGGTACACCAACGGGGGATTTAGGCGCGAAGACGTACCAAAACGTGTCTGAAGCCATTATTCAAGGTGTTGAGTTGGGCGGTATGTACCAAATCTCGGATGAATGGGCGATGTCTGGTAACTACACTTACTTGGATACAGAAGATAAATCGACAGGTGAACAACTTCTTGAGCGTTACAAGCATTCTGGCTTTGTTAAGCTTAACTGGAGCCCAACTTATGACCTAAGCACTTTTGTGAGTGCGCGTTACCGTGGCGAACGTCAGATTGACAGTGACCTAACTCAAGATGCTTACACAACATTGAACATTGGTACGGTTTACAACTTGAATGATTCTGTGCGACTACGTGCAGGTATCTCAAACCTAACGGACGAGTCAGTATCGGAAGAGTTAGAGTACA is a genomic window of Vibrio sp. FE10 containing:
- a CDS encoding TonB-dependent receptor domain-containing protein; this encodes MSERSLLIRKPLLVRKPLSIAVAVICTSLSANVLAQEEAQATDEQMVVTATRTEMALKQAPASMSVITAQDIEDSPGITLADIVAESTSVESDFDSTRAGRQMISIRGMDSDYTLIMVNGRRLSSASAIIRGNDFDLSTIPADSIERVEIIRGPMSALYGSDGMGGTINIITKAPENDWSSTLSMDTSSPLDGDGGEEYSMGFTTSGALIEDELFARVSVNQTSRNAWQPYSGTHSSGYERSDVTALEERDTLSLLASLTWNATDNQTIDFDFGYSDDERESAAESAKSVIESDTRVVRNSQAITHSGFWSWGDTQVRYSRENVTDNDAADLGNNFSSDIEELTQIVEASATTYLGDSHTLTFGMDYQLSELTNKENLSSGTSEAYQGALFVQDQWVMTDKLTATIGGRLDKHELYGEEFSPRVYLVHQTTNDLIIKGGVGKAFKAPTLTQNQSDYTVSSCKGGCALVGNEDLNPETSINYELATVYTQPRWNVEAALFRNEINDLIERTQGYCPQGGDWNESALQCENPDGTPTGDLGAKTYQNVSEAIIQGVELGGMYQISDEWAMSGNYTYLDTEDKSTGEQLLERYKHSGFVKLNWSPTYDLSTFVSARYRGERQIDSDLTQDAYTTLNIGTVYNLNDSVRLRAGISNLTDESVSEELEYIGYVEEPRTYYVGMTADF